In Campylobacter vicugnae, a genomic segment contains:
- a CDS encoding formyltransferase family protein yields the protein MKIAILTTANQWFEPYALRLQDLLSHRGFDSQIYNFHEQISGYDVVFILSYHRIINKEFLIKNRHNIVIHASDLPRGSGWSPMFWQILEGKNDIVFTLFEADSGVDSGDYYLKESLKLSGLELNDELRELQANMCIEMSLKFIINYKNLTPIKQIGERTFYPKRSPKDSQLDPNLSLNELFNQLRIASNDEYPAYFYKDKKKFILKIYSQDES from the coding sequence ATGAAGATTGCAATTCTTACTACAGCTAATCAATGGTTTGAGCCATATGCATTAAGATTGCAAGATCTATTAAGTCATCGTGGATTTGATAGTCAAATTTATAATTTTCATGAGCAAATTAGTGGTTATGATGTTGTTTTTATACTTAGTTATCATAGGATAATCAATAAAGAGTTTTTGATTAAAAATCGCCATAATATTGTTATTCATGCTTCTGATTTACCAAGAGGTAGTGGCTGGTCGCCAATGTTTTGGCAGATTTTAGAAGGTAAAAATGATATAGTTTTTACTCTTTTTGAGGCTGATAGCGGCGTTGATAGTGGAGATTACTATCTTAAGGAGAGTTTAAAATTAAGCGGCCTAGAGTTAAATGATGAGCTTAGAGAGTTGCAAGCTAATATGTGTATTGAGATGAGTTTAAAATTTATAATAAATTATAAAAATTTAACTCCAATCAAACAAATAGGAGAGCGTACATTTTACCCAAAACGCAGCCCAAAAGATAGTCAGCTTGATCCAAATTTAAGCTTAAATGAGCTTTTTAATCAATTAAGAATTGCTAGCAATGATGAGTATCCAGCATATTTTTATAAGGATAAAAAGAAATTTATTTTAAAAATTTATAGTCAAGATGAGAGTTAA
- the galE gene encoding UDP-glucose 4-epimerase GalE yields the protein MNILITGGAGYIGSHVLKALLERATDKITVIDNFYSGSQDALVALESVGKFDFIKCDLADTAHLKEIFASHKFDAIIHFAAYIEVFESMQNPLKYYLNNTANTANLINLAVEFGVEKFIFSSTAATYGEPKDGVVCENSPQNPINPYGTSKLMSEQILKDAATANSKFKYGILRYFNVAGASSDSLIGQNYPNATHLIKVATQTITGKRPNMNIFGRDYDTKDGTCIRDYIHIEDLASAHLAVLDYLNSNDSDIFNVGYGHGFSVLEVIDTAKKISGVDFEVIDAPRRLGDPAVLIADSSKLRNLTSWKPKKDNLETIIASALAWEKKI from the coding sequence ATGAATATTTTGATAACTGGTGGTGCTGGATATATTGGTTCGCATGTATTAAAGGCTTTATTAGAGCGCGCAACTGATAAGATAACTGTAATTGATAATTTTTATAGTGGTTCGCAAGATGCATTAGTAGCACTTGAGAGTGTAGGCAAATTTGATTTTATTAAATGTGATTTAGCTGATACTGCTCATCTTAAAGAGATTTTTGCTTCGCATAAATTTGATGCTATTATACATTTTGCTGCGTATATAGAGGTGTTTGAGAGTATGCAAAATCCATTAAAATACTATCTAAACAATACTGCAAATACTGCAAATCTTATTAATCTTGCGGTGGAATTTGGCGTAGAGAAGTTCATATTTAGCTCTACAGCTGCAACTTATGGTGAGCCAAAAGATGGAGTAGTATGTGAAAATAGCCCACAAAATCCTATAAATCCATATGGTACATCAAAGCTAATGAGTGAGCAAATTTTAAAAGACGCAGCCACTGCAAATAGCAAATTTAAGTATGGGATTTTAAGATATTTTAATGTCGCTGGAGCTTCAAGCGACTCTTTAATCGGTCAAAATTATCCAAACGCAACTCATTTAATTAAAGTTGCTACACAAACAATAACTGGCAAAAGACCAAATATGAATATTTTTGGTCGTGATTATGATACTAAAGATGGAACTTGCATTAGAGATTATATTCATATCGAAGACCTTGCTAGCGCTCATTTGGCAGTTTTGGATTATTTAAATAGCAATGATAGCGATATCTTTAATGTTGGATATGGGCATGGATTTAGCGTACTTGAGGTTATAGATACTGCTAAAAAGATAAGTGGTGTGGATTTTGAAGTAATAGACGCACCAAGACGCTTAGGCGATCCTGCTGTGCTTATAGCAGATTCATCTAAGCTTAGAAATCTTACATCTTGGAAGCCTAAAAAGGATAATCTAGAGACTATTATAGCTTCAGCACTTGCATGGGAGAAAAAGATTTAA
- the mshL gene encoding pilus (MSHA type) biogenesis protein MshL yields MLKFFKLILFLIVMVATLNANECKNKKLDMNLKPSITSYEILSQLASICKFSIALSDANTTKILQTPTTLISISRLSLDDIIKIIAQSNALSYEFKDNILNLSFTHTKTFKMDYIISSRYGQAITKASVDSAPIEINSDYINNQNNDENSQDNIIKTTEKFDFWQDLASELKFVLNSHNDPFIAPAPIINPAAGLIHITGTSAQLKRASEYLNLLSSRLKKQVLIDVKIISVELDNSYTKGVDWSKFELGFSSYLDDKSPSRLSFNKGTAQNPAHSLRNISGGFIIGGNLSLSLDGVLNFLNSNGKTHIISSPKIMAMNNQQALISVGDNINYRIAEDITNNETSEITKTTYKQHSVFIGILLNLLPEISDDNRIMLRINPSLSSFKYSADDAKQNLPRVIAPDTMQKKLSTVVEVASGDSIILGGLIAKTIANEINKVPILGDIPLLGYLFKSDAQVDKKNELIFIITPTIMNQSISPSDLGYESSIL; encoded by the coding sequence ATGTTAAAGTTTTTTAAGCTTATTTTATTTTTGATTGTTATGGTGGCTACTTTAAATGCCAATGAGTGTAAAAATAAAAAATTAGATATGAATTTAAAGCCATCTATAACCTCATATGAGATCCTATCTCAACTAGCTAGTATATGCAAATTTAGCATTGCTTTAAGCGATGCTAACACGACAAAAATACTCCAAACTCCTACAACGCTAATTAGCATTTCAAGGCTTAGTTTAGATGATATTATCAAGATTATAGCCCAATCAAACGCACTTAGCTATGAGTTTAAAGATAATATTTTAAATTTATCCTTTACTCACACCAAAACCTTTAAAATGGACTATATAATCTCTTCAAGATATGGTCAAGCTATTACTAAAGCTTCAGTTGATTCGGCTCCAATTGAGATTAATAGCGACTATATAAATAATCAAAATAATGATGAAAATAGTCAAGATAATATAATTAAAACTACTGAAAAATTTGACTTTTGGCAAGATCTTGCTTCTGAGTTAAAATTTGTTTTAAATAGCCATAATGATCCATTCATCGCTCCAGCTCCTATAATCAATCCAGCTGCTGGCCTAATCCATATCACTGGTACTTCTGCTCAATTAAAAAGAGCTAGTGAGTATCTAAATTTACTATCATCTAGATTAAAAAAGCAGGTTTTAATAGATGTTAAAATCATCTCTGTTGAGCTAGATAATAGCTATACAAAAGGCGTTGATTGGAGCAAATTTGAGCTTGGATTTAGTAGTTATTTAGATGATAAAAGCCCATCTAGACTAAGCTTTAATAAAGGCACAGCGCAAAATCCAGCCCATAGCCTTAGAAATATTTCTGGTGGATTTATAATTGGTGGGAATTTGAGTTTGAGTTTAGATGGAGTGCTAAATTTTTTAAATAGCAATGGCAAAACCCATATAATCTCAAGCCCTAAAATTATGGCTATGAATAATCAACAAGCCTTAATATCTGTAGGTGATAATATTAATTATAGAATTGCTGAAGATATCACAAATAACGAAACTAGCGAAATCACCAAAACTACATATAAACAACACTCTGTTTTTATAGGAATATTATTAAATTTACTTCCTGAGATTAGCGATGATAATCGCATAATGCTGCGGATTAATCCTAGTCTAAGCAGCTTTAAATACTCAGCCGATGATGCCAAGCAAAATCTCCCAAGAGTTATTGCTCCAGATACAATGCAAAAAAAGCTCTCCACAGTAGTAGAAGTAGCTAGTGGAGATAGCATAATCTTAGGCGGGTTAATTGCTAAAACTATAGCTAATGAGATAAATAAGGTTCCTATTTTAGGTGATATTCCACTTCTTGGATATCTATTTAAAAGCGATGCACAAGTAGATAAGAAAAATGAATTAATCTTTATAATCACTCCAACTATAATGAATCAATCCATATCTCCAAGTGATTTAGGCTATGAAAGCAGCATACTATGA
- a CDS encoding GspE/PulE family protein, protein MNEIISKLQSGVITLKEAAKELGVSQDELGIILSDKFGYEIADMKVIDYSLADSLPLDMMMKFEILPIKFESNSIYIAMKNPFDTATILKLRNIYKDKIIKLLIAPSTMLDRALSRLSLHYGLSNIISQVRVQISSKSLSDDSAVLRLIDRVLISAIKLGSSDIHIEPTSLASSIRVRVDGVLCELFEFDKDIYNSLISRLKLLANLDIAEYKKPQDGRFSYFINGRNIDFRISVLPVIGGQSVVLRILDTHKMIVNLQNLGLNESNLNSLKRSISKSYGMILVTGPTGSGKTTTIYSALNELKGSTKKIITIEEPIEYQMSHLQQVAVGHRTGISFEEALRSALRQDPDIIMIGEIRDHQSLRTAIGSALTGHLVLSTLHTNDAISAIDRMTDMGLERYLISGAVIAIMAQRLARKLCQHCKEKVEHNHYKAHGCAHCIGTGYSGRVVISEILEISPHLASLIAKSESSQMILTEAIKEGFIPMQNSAMKLVESGITSLEEILSIT, encoded by the coding sequence ATGAATGAGATTATATCTAAACTTCAAAGTGGTGTTATAACGCTTAAAGAAGCAGCTAAAGAACTAGGAGTTAGCCAAGATGAGCTTGGTATAATTTTAAGTGATAAATTTGGCTATGAAATAGCAGATATGAAGGTTATAGATTACTCTTTGGCTGATAGTTTACCTTTAGATATGATGATGAAATTTGAGATTTTGCCTATTAAATTTGAGTCAAACTCAATATATATCGCTATGAAAAATCCATTTGATACAGCTACTATTTTAAAGCTTAGAAATATTTATAAAGATAAGATTATAAAGCTATTAATTGCTCCTTCAACTATGCTAGATAGGGCATTATCTAGACTTTCATTGCATTATGGATTAAGTAATATTATATCTCAAGTAAGAGTTCAAATAAGCTCTAAAAGCTTAAGCGATGATAGTGCCGTTTTAAGATTAATCGATAGAGTTTTAATAAGCGCTATAAAGCTTGGCTCAAGCGATATTCATATTGAGCCAACTAGCTTAGCTTCTAGTATTAGAGTGCGTGTTGATGGGGTTTTATGCGAGTTGTTTGAATTTGATAAAGATATATATAATAGCTTAATTAGCAGATTAAAATTACTAGCAAATTTAGATATTGCTGAATATAAAAAACCTCAAGATGGTAGATTTTCTTATTTTATAAATGGTAGAAATATTGATTTTAGGATCTCAGTTTTGCCAGTTATTGGTGGGCAAAGTGTGGTGCTTAGAATACTTGATACTCATAAGATGATTGTAAATTTGCAAAACCTTGGACTAAATGAGTCAAATTTAAACTCTTTAAAACGCTCAATATCTAAAAGCTATGGAATGATTTTAGTTACAGGCCCAACAGGAAGCGGCAAAACTACTACCATCTATTCAGCATTAAATGAGCTAAAAGGCTCAACCAAAAAGATAATTACAATAGAAGAGCCTATAGAGTATCAAATGAGCCATTTACAGCAAGTAGCAGTAGGACACAGAACTGGCATAAGCTTTGAAGAAGCCCTACGCTCTGCATTGCGTCAAGACCCTGATATTATTATGATAGGTGAGATTAGAGATCATCAAAGCCTTCGCACAGCTATAGGCTCAGCATTAACTGGCCATTTAGTGCTTTCAACTCTTCACACTAATGATGCTATAAGTGCTATAGATAGAATGACAGATATGGGATTAGAGCGGTATTTAATAAGTGGTGCAGTTATAGCTATAATGGCTCAGCGATTAGCTAGAAAGCTATGCCAACACTGCAAAGAAAAGGTAGAACACAATCACTATAAAGCCCATGGATGCGCTCATTGCATAGGAACTGGATATAGTGGCAGGGTAGTTATTAGTGAGATTTTAGAGATTAGCCCACATCTAGCCTCGCTAATTGCTAAGAGTGAATCTAGCCAGATGATTTTAACTGAAGCTATCAAAGAGGGTTTTATCCCTATGCAAAATAGTGCTATGAAATTAGTAGAAAGTGGCATTACTAGTCTTGAAGAGATTTTGAGTATTACTTAG
- a CDS encoding type II secretion system F family protein has product MKLYKAKIIINKEITTRSIKALSLQNAKDILAKEGVVISIKEINQFGLNLSFGKINERDLSIYIRQLSVLLEAGVSVLDAFVSVGNGCDNARLRQIFSDISMDLHAGASLEQALSGYKKELGVITLAMFSLGQNSGKLSNSLSLLSFMLEEIDNNKTKFKKAIRYPAIVLLTLIIAFNILIAMVVPSFNSVFASVSKELPLATRIILGLESLINDYGFFVVFGAILSTCLVLYFYKFSFKFRFKFDSFALKIPLLKGIILHSSLARFNLILSQLISAGMAMDRALDIANTVIENSYIRSKINQSSKDICNANALSTSFKKSGLYENIAIEIIKAAEQSGALDEMFGYVANYYKQKYDLVIDNLSAYLEPILLVIISAVVLLLGLGIFMPLWELSSGAILD; this is encoded by the coding sequence ATGAAATTATATAAAGCAAAGATAATAATAAATAAAGAAATCACAACTCGCTCTATAAAAGCCTTGAGTTTGCAAAATGCTAAGGATATTTTGGCTAAAGAAGGTGTAGTAATATCTATTAAAGAGATTAATCAGTTTGGATTAAATTTGAGTTTTGGCAAGATTAATGAGAGGGATTTATCTATTTATATTAGACAGCTTAGTGTGCTTTTAGAAGCTGGTGTGAGTGTGCTTGATGCTTTTGTAAGTGTAGGAAATGGATGTGATAATGCTAGGCTTAGGCAGATTTTTAGTGATATTAGTATGGATCTACATGCTGGGGCTAGTTTAGAACAAGCTCTAAGCGGATATAAAAAAGAGCTTGGAGTAATTACTTTAGCAATGTTTAGCTTAGGGCAAAATAGTGGAAAATTATCCAATTCATTATCGCTTCTTAGTTTTATGCTTGAAGAGATAGATAATAATAAAACTAAATTTAAAAAAGCCATCCGCTATCCAGCTATAGTTTTGCTAACTCTTATTATAGCTTTTAATATATTAATTGCTATGGTTGTACCATCATTTAATAGCGTATTTGCTAGTGTTAGCAAGGAGCTTCCTTTGGCAACTAGGATTATTTTAGGGCTAGAGAGTTTGATAAATGATTATGGATTTTTTGTCGTTTTTGGTGCTATTTTATCTACTTGTTTGGTGTTATATTTTTATAAATTTAGTTTTAAATTTAGATTTAAATTTGATAGTTTTGCTCTTAAAATTCCACTACTTAAAGGGATAATTTTGCACAGTTCTTTAGCTAGGTTTAATCTTATTTTATCTCAGCTTATTAGCGCAGGAATGGCTATGGATAGAGCCTTAGATATTGCAAACACAGTCATAGAAAATAGCTATATAAGATCTAAAATTAATCAATCAAGTAAAGATATTTGTAACGCAAACGCTCTAAGCACATCTTTTAAAAAAAGCGGCCTATATGAAAATATTGCCATAGAGATTATAAAAGCAGCAGAACAAAGCGGGGCTTTAGATGAGATGTTTGGCTATGTGGCAAATTATTATAAACAAAAATATGATTTAGTAATTGATAATTTAAGTGCATATTTAGAGCCAATTTTACTTGTGATAATATCAGCAGTAGTTTTGCTTTTAGGGCTTGGTATATTTATGCCACTTTGGGAGTTATCTAGTGGCGCTATATTAGATTAG
- a CDS encoding PAS domain-containing protein: MLYNRQKEIGDEAFITTKTDLKGCITYANRYFLDIVNAKNSDLIGKNHNIVRHPDMPRYVFKLLWDRIKRKEEIFAFVKNITFDGAYYWVFANVTSSLDENGNIIGYYSVRRKANPSAVKKIIPIYQKMLELEKSGGIQASQKYITEFLANNNISYDRFVNELQRVKG; this comes from the coding sequence ATGCTATATAATCGTCAAAAAGAGATTGGCGATGAGGCCTTTATTACGACAAAGACAGATTTAAAAGGTTGTATAACTTATGCTAATAGATATTTTTTAGATATTGTAAATGCTAAAAACTCAGATTTAATAGGTAAAAATCATAATATAGTTCGCCATCCAGATATGCCAAGATATGTATTTAAGCTACTTTGGGATAGGATTAAAAGAAAAGAAGAGATCTTTGCCTTTGTAAAAAATATAACTTTTGATGGTGCGTATTACTGGGTTTTTGCCAATGTTACAAGCTCTCTTGATGAAAATGGAAATATAATAGGCTATTACTCAGTTCGTCGCAAAGCAAATCCGTCAGCTGTAAAGAAGATAATCCCAATATATCAAAAAATGCTAGAATTAGAAAAATCTGGCGGAATACAAGCTAGTCAGAAGTATATAACTGAATTTCTAGCTAATAATAATATATCATATGATCGTTTTGTAAATGAGCTACAAAGAGTAAAAGGGTAA
- the dnaE gene encoding DNA polymerase III subunit alpha: MSLDFTHLHLHTEYSLLDGANKIKTLAKRLKEMNIKSCAITDHGNMFGAIEFYKGMRAEGIKPIIGLEAYIHNSDDISSKESRYRFHLCLFAKNEIGYQNLMYLSSMSYIKGYYYYPRINKKLLKEHSDGLVCSSACLAGEVNFHLNLSERNLKRGAGGYEAAKAAALEYKDIFGDDFYLEIMRHGIFDQQRIDNDIIRLSKETGIKLIATNDAHYTTKDSAIAQKIFVYISANKNFDESVREQVLSEFYAKSPEQMSEIFADIPEVITNTQEIVQKCNLEIKLGDATPPNFKFTQEYAKARELALPNPTMEYDLDNDSALFEYECKEGLKKRLEFIDPSKHQIYKDRLDLEIKTIKNMKFPGYMLIVADFINEAKKRGIPVGPGRGSAAGSLVAYALRITDLDPIPYNLLFERFLNPERISMPDIDVDFCQNRRGEVIDYVIQKYGQYNVAQVATFGKLLAKGVIRDVARVMGMPYSDADAMAKLIPDELGIALQGHINKKGEFEPGAFEKEPKIGELIESNELARSVWKYACELEGLNRNPGMHAAGIVISNEELWKKAPLWKQSNAEDGHYVTQYTKDYLEDVDLIKFDFLGLKTLTVIDNAIKLVKARFDKDILWERIDFNDPKTYETIQSGNTLGIFQIESSGMQKLAAKLKPDCFEDVIAMIALYRPGPLNSGMVDDFIDIKHGKKSVEYAFEALRPILEPTYGVIVYQEQVMQVVQTVGGFSLGGADLVRRAMSKKKEDEMLRLKTEYLEGAAKNGFDTTKADALFELIMKFAEYGFNKSHSAAYALITFQTAYLKTYYPAEFMAALLSSEENNADKITKYIEEIRRLDIELLPPSVSKSKSEFSVISKDGKDAIIYGLGAIKGVGGSAIEEIIAIRQEGIDTLEDLVSKSDCTLVNKRVYESLIKSGALDEFGYNRKTLVQNIEYLTEQSKKSSDIKKEAEFSLFGDDESMNEIRLNLNIAQDEFSQRELLGFEQEYLGVYISGHPLDEFKSNISKIPHTNSSEFDSIEDSSEIVVIGKVEDISVKLTKSGNKMGIITILDMHGSIEATVFAQMQKIETLSKDELEKPLVFKMVLNKDDQQIRLKVNEIYTLEEAQNTKITLKSNKITAEELEQNKEYFNSIKHSTILDVLKSAKNGEHLIIAKINNISIKDTKSGNKMAVISVADKSSNADMFAFDVAYTQASQIDDTNRLYALKITPPRDANSKMIINQIIDIDEAKNGDIALRNAPRKKSQQDSIQTTKQAVSLVDKLEIDLELSHLNKSKINEIYQLAYRHNAKSGEKKSLLLRVVDENKNQVMLFTTEFSVSDEFENEVKMLLVG, translated from the coding sequence ATGAGTTTGGATTTTACCCATCTGCATTTACATACTGAGTATTCACTTTTAGATGGAGCTAATAAGATTAAAACTTTAGCTAAAAGACTAAAAGAGATGAATATAAAATCTTGTGCTATTACTGATCATGGCAATATGTTTGGGGCAATTGAGTTTTATAAAGGGATGAGAGCTGAGGGGATAAAGCCAATTATAGGTCTTGAGGCCTATATTCATAATAGTGATGATATAAGCTCTAAAGAGAGTAGATATAGATTTCATCTATGTCTATTTGCCAAAAATGAGATAGGCTACCAAAATTTAATGTATTTAAGCTCGATGAGTTATATAAAGGGCTATTATTACTATCCAAGGATAAATAAAAAGCTCTTAAAAGAGCATAGTGATGGTTTGGTTTGTAGCTCGGCTTGTTTGGCTGGTGAGGTTAATTTTCATCTAAATTTAAGTGAGAGAAATTTAAAAAGAGGCGCAGGTGGTTATGAAGCAGCAAAGGCTGCAGCGCTAGAATATAAGGATATTTTTGGTGATGATTTTTATCTTGAGATTATGCGTCATGGGATATTTGATCAGCAACGCATAGATAATGATATTATTAGATTATCTAAAGAGACTGGTATTAAATTAATAGCTACAAATGATGCTCACTACACCACTAAAGATAGCGCTATAGCTCAAAAGATATTTGTCTATATATCTGCAAATAAAAATTTTGATGAGAGTGTAAGAGAGCAGGTATTAAGCGAATTTTATGCTAAATCTCCTGAGCAGATGAGTGAGATTTTTGCTGATATTCCAGAGGTTATAACCAATACTCAAGAGATAGTCCAAAAGTGTAATCTAGAGATAAAGCTAGGAGATGCAACTCCGCCAAATTTTAAATTTACTCAAGAGTATGCTAAGGCTAGAGAGTTAGCCTTGCCAAATCCAACTATGGAGTATGATCTAGATAATGATAGTGCTTTATTTGAGTATGAGTGCAAAGAGGGGCTAAAGAAGCGTTTAGAATTTATCGATCCTAGCAAACATCAAATTTATAAAGATAGGCTAGATTTAGAGATTAAAACTATCAAAAATATGAAGTTTCCAGGATATATGCTTATCGTTGCTGATTTTATCAATGAAGCTAAAAAACGCGGAATTCCAGTAGGTCCAGGGCGTGGCTCAGCTGCTGGTAGCTTGGTAGCCTATGCACTTCGCATTACTGATCTTGATCCTATACCTTATAATTTGCTATTTGAGAGGTTTTTAAACCCAGAGCGTATAAGTATGCCTGATATTGATGTGGATTTTTGTCAAAATCGCAGGGGTGAAGTAATTGATTATGTTATACAAAAGTATGGTCAATATAATGTGGCTCAAGTAGCAACATTTGGTAAATTACTTGCTAAGGGTGTTATTAGAGATGTAGCTAGAGTTATGGGAATGCCATATTCTGATGCTGATGCGATGGCAAAATTAATCCCTGATGAATTAGGTATTGCACTACAAGGTCATATCAATAAAAAGGGCGAGTTTGAACCAGGAGCTTTTGAAAAAGAGCCAAAAATTGGAGAATTAATAGAGAGTAATGAACTAGCAAGAAGCGTGTGGAAGTATGCTTGTGAGCTTGAAGGATTAAATAGAAATCCAGGTATGCACGCTGCTGGTATAGTAATTAGCAATGAAGAACTATGGAAAAAAGCACCGCTATGGAAGCAAAGTAACGCCGAAGATGGCCACTATGTAACTCAATATACTAAAGATTATCTTGAAGATGTAGATCTTATTAAATTTGACTTTTTAGGGCTTAAGACTCTAACAGTAATTGATAATGCTATAAAGCTAGTTAAAGCTAGGTTTGATAAAGATATTTTGTGGGAGAGAATTGACTTTAACGATCCAAAAACATATGAAACTATACAAAGCGGTAATACTCTTGGCATATTCCAAATAGAGTCAAGTGGTATGCAAAAACTAGCTGCAAAATTAAAGCCAGACTGCTTTGAAGATGTTATTGCGATGATTGCTTTATATCGTCCAGGGCCACTTAACTCAGGTATGGTAGATGATTTTATAGATATCAAACATGGCAAAAAGAGTGTAGAGTATGCATTTGAGGCATTGCGTCCAATTTTAGAACCTACATATGGGGTTATAGTTTATCAAGAACAAGTTATGCAAGTAGTGCAAACTGTAGGTGGATTTAGCCTTGGTGGTGCTGATTTAGTTCGTAGAGCAATGAGCAAGAAAAAAGAAGATGAGATGCTTAGATTAAAGACTGAGTATCTTGAAGGTGCAGCAAAAAACGGCTTTGATACTACTAAAGCTGATGCTCTTTTTGAATTGATTATGAAATTCGCAGAGTATGGATTTAATAAATCTCACTCTGCAGCTTATGCACTTATTACATTCCAAACAGCATATTTAAAGACATATTATCCAGCTGAATTTATGGCCGCACTTTTAAGTAGTGAAGAGAATAATGCTGATAAGATAACTAAATATATTGAAGAGATTCGTCGCCTTGATATAGAGCTTTTGCCACCTAGTGTAAGTAAGAGCAAAAGTGAATTTAGCGTTATTAGCAAAGATGGTAAAGATGCTATTATTTATGGTCTTGGTGCCATAAAGGGTGTAGGCGGTTCAGCAATTGAAGAGATTATAGCCATTAGGCAAGAAGGGATAGATACTTTAGAGGATTTAGTATCTAAGAGCGATTGTACTTTAGTAAATAAACGCGTATATGAATCGCTTATAAAATCTGGTGCTTTAGATGAATTTGGCTATAACAGAAAAACTTTAGTTCAAAATATTGAGTATCTCACTGAACAATCTAAAAAAAGTAGCGATATTAAAAAAGAGGCAGAATTCTCTTTATTTGGTGATGATGAGAGTATGAACGAGATAAGACTAAATTTAAATATCGCTCAAGATGAATTTAGCCAGCGTGAGCTTTTAGGATTTGAACAGGAGTATTTAGGTGTATATATTAGCGGCCATCCTCTTGATGAGTTTAAGTCTAATATATCAAAGATACCACATACAAATTCATCTGAATTTGATAGCATAGAAGATAGTAGCGAGATAGTAGTAATTGGTAAGGTAGAAGATATATCAGTCAAACTAACCAAATCAGGTAATAAAATGGGTATAATCACTATACTTGATATGCACGGAAGCATAGAAGCAACAGTATTTGCTCAAATGCAAAAAATCGAAACACTTTCAAAAGATGAACTAGAAAAACCACTTGTATTTAAGATGGTATTAAATAAAGATGATCAGCAAATTCGGCTAAAAGTAAATGAAATATACACTTTAGAAGAGGCACAAAATACAAAAATTACTCTAAAATCAAACAAAATTACAGCTGAAGAGTTAGAACAAAATAAAGAGTATTTTAACTCTATTAAGCACTCTACTATCTTAGATGTGCTAAAAAGTGCTAAAAATGGCGAACATCTAATAATTGCTAAAATTAATAATATAAGCATTAAAGATACAAAATCAGGCAATAAAATGGCAGTTATTAGCGTAGCTGATAAAAGCTCAAATGCCGATATGTTTGCTTTTGATGTAGCGTATACTCAAGCTAGCCAGATTGACGATACTAATAGATTATACGCTCTTAAAATCACTCCTCCACGAGATGCAAACTCAAAAATGATTATAAATCAAATAATTGATATTGACGAGGCTAAAAATGGAGATATAGCCCTAAGAAACGCACCTAGAAAAAAATCCCAACAAGACTCTATACAAACTACTAAGCAAGCAGTATCATTGGTAGATAAATTAGAGATTGATTTAGAATTAAGCCATTTAAATAAAAGTAAAATAAATGAAATTTATCAACTCGCTTATAGGCATAATGCTAAATCTGGAGAGAAGAAGAGCTTGCTTTTAAGAGTAGTAGATGAAAATAAAAATCAAGTAATGCTATTTACTACCGAATTTAGCGTAAGTGATGAATTTGAAAATGAAGTAAAAATGCTTTTAGTTGGATAA